A single Acidaminococcus sp. DNA region contains:
- a CDS encoding 1-acyl-sn-glycerol-3-phosphate acyltransferase gives MWYQFVKVVFSVLFRILFRLDVYGKENIPKEGPVVIACNHVSNLDPPMVGTAATRTIHFMAKSELFDSFMGKVYASLYAFPVHRGKADTQAIRKALTILKNKQVLGIFPEGHRVTTGKLDKAEPGAMAIAIKGKALVVPTAIMGSNLKARKSFWPHIKVIFGKPISVHDESGNKKETEALSEELMREIGLLIEAHKDA, from the coding sequence ATGTGGTACCAATTTGTAAAAGTAGTTTTTTCCGTACTTTTCCGGATTCTCTTTCGTTTGGACGTGTACGGCAAAGAAAATATTCCTAAGGAAGGACCTGTTGTCATTGCCTGCAACCATGTGAGCAATCTCGATCCCCCTATGGTCGGGACCGCGGCAACCCGCACGATTCATTTCATGGCCAAATCCGAACTGTTTGATTCCTTCATGGGAAAGGTCTATGCTTCCCTGTATGCCTTTCCAGTGCATCGCGGCAAGGCAGATACACAGGCCATCCGCAAGGCGCTGACGATTCTGAAGAATAAACAGGTGCTCGGCATTTTCCCGGAAGGACACCGCGTCACGACGGGAAAGCTTGACAAGGCCGAACCCGGCGCCATGGCCATTGCCATCAAAGGAAAAGCACTTGTCGTGCCGACGGCCATCATGGGCAGCAATTTAAAAGCCCGTAAATCTTTCTGGCCGCACATCAAAGTAATTTTCGGCAAACCGATTTCCGTACACGATGAATCGGGCAATAAAAAAGAAACTGAGGCGCTTTCAGAAGAGCTGATGCGGGAAATCGGCCTTTTAATCGAAGCGCATAAGGATGCGTGA
- the cmk gene encoding (d)CMP kinase has protein sequence MKQIIIAIDGPAGAGKSTIAKKVAAKLGYAYIDTGAMYRAVTLCFLQSGAPFSEDVVTREAETMDLSFAYKDGVNRVYVNGKEVTEAIRTLEVSRNVSKVSAVGGVRKAMVALQRKIGSMGGVVMDGRDIGTVVFPHAELKVFLTASVEERAHRRYLELKEKGEDVDLEDLKKRIAERDHLDETREIAPLRKADDAVLVDSTTLSIDEVTAKIVALAERNGVCGTNL, from the coding sequence TTGAAACAAATCATTATCGCGATTGACGGCCCTGCCGGTGCGGGGAAAAGTACAATTGCCAAAAAGGTTGCTGCCAAGCTGGGTTATGCCTATATCGATACGGGCGCTATGTATCGGGCAGTCACACTGTGCTTCCTGCAAAGCGGCGCACCGTTTTCAGAAGATGTGGTAACGCGGGAAGCAGAAACCATGGATCTTTCCTTTGCCTATAAGGATGGGGTCAACCGCGTATATGTGAATGGGAAAGAGGTCACGGAAGCTATCCGCACCCTGGAAGTATCCCGCAATGTTTCAAAAGTCTCCGCTGTCGGCGGGGTCCGCAAAGCCATGGTAGCCCTGCAGCGCAAAATCGGCTCCATGGGCGGCGTCGTCATGGACGGGCGCGATATCGGGACGGTTGTCTTCCCGCATGCGGAATTAAAAGTTTTTCTGACCGCTTCCGTAGAAGAACGAGCTCACCGCCGTTATCTTGAACTGAAAGAGAAAGGCGAAGATGTCGATCTGGAAGATCTCAAAAAGCGTATTGCCGAGCGCGATCATCTTGACGAAACACGCGAAATTGCGCCGCTGCGCAAGGCGGACGACGCTGTTTTGGTCGATTCGACCACGCTTTCCATTGATGAAGTAACCGCCAAAATTGTGGCTTTGGCAGAAAGGAACGGCGTATGTGGTACCAATTTGTAA